In Populus nigra chromosome 1, ddPopNigr1.1, whole genome shotgun sequence, one genomic interval encodes:
- the LOC133681090 gene encoding uncharacterized protein LOC133681090 isoform X1 has protein sequence MRKKLDTRFPAARIKKIMQADEDVGKIALAVPVLVSKALELFLQDLCDRTYEITLQRGAKTMNSLHLKHCVQSYNVFDFLREIVSKVPDYSHGHSDAAADHRPIQKRKPTVDECNDSDEELKRSRMHETSHAGGSGRGRGRGRGRGRGRGARNIERETSSRDLESESSTTVPQSVKNNSNPEVVIDNGSESKESVKENNIASDAASQAERNFDLNAEVNDSEDAKAAAAPASATAAATASATAAATAAAPSLSAEPAAETNHEEYPGWSLSEMDKMAIDPLQLAQLSTRSDEEEEDYDEEG, from the exons ATGAGGAAGAAGCTTGATACTCGTTTTCCAGCT GCtcgcataaaaaaaattatgcaagcTGATGAGGATGTTGGGAAGATAGCACTGGCAGTGCCTGTTTTAGTTT CCAAAGCGTTGGAGTTGTTTCTTCAAGACCTTTGTGACCGTACATATGAGATCACCCTTCAGCGAGGAGCAAAGACTATGAATTCACTGCATCT AAAACACTGTGTACAGAGCTATAACGTGTTTGATTTTCTAAGAGAAATTGTCAGCAAGGTTCCTGACTATAGTCATGGTCACTCTGATGCTGCTGCAGATCATAGACCTATTCAAAAGAG AAAGCCCACTGTAGATGAATGCAATGACAGTGATGAGGAGCTGAAGAGAAGCAGGATG CATGAGACGAGCCATGCTGGTGGCAGCGGCAGAGGGAGAGGTCGAGGACGGGGGAGGGGTCGTGGACGAGGTGCTCGAAATATAGAAAGAGAGACTTCTAGTCGTGACCTTGAATCCGAATCCTCCACAACTGTTCCGCAGAGTGTTAAAAATAACTCGAATCCTGAAGTAGTGATTGACAATGGCTCAGAGTCAAAGGAATCTGTGAAGGAAAATAACATAGCCAGTGATGCTGCTAGTCAAGCAGAACGAAACTTTGATCTTAATGCAGAGGTTAATGATAGTGAGGATGCAAAGGCTGCAGCAGCGCCAGCTTCCGCCACCGCTGCCGCCACCGCTTCCGCCACAGCTGCCGCCACCGCTGCAGCCCCTAGCTTATCAGCAGAGCCTGCTGCAGAAACTAATCATGAAGAATATCCAGGATGGTCACTTTCTGAGATGGACAAGATGGCTATTGACCCTCTTCAGCTTGCACAACTCAGCACAAGATCagatgaggaggaggaagatTATGATGAAGAAGGATGA
- the LOC133681090 gene encoding uncharacterized protein LOC133681090 isoform X2, with product MQADEDVGKIALAVPVLVSKALELFLQDLCDRTYEITLQRGAKTMNSLHLKHCVQSYNVFDFLREIVSKVPDYSHGHSDAAADHRPIQKRKPTVDECNDSDEELKRSRMHETSHAGGSGRGRGRGRGRGRGRGARNIERETSSRDLESESSTTVPQSVKNNSNPEVVIDNGSESKESVKENNIASDAASQAERNFDLNAEVNDSEDAKAAAAPASATAAATASATAAATAAAPSLSAEPAAETNHEEYPGWSLSEMDKMAIDPLQLAQLSTRSDEEEEDYDEEG from the exons atgcaagcTGATGAGGATGTTGGGAAGATAGCACTGGCAGTGCCTGTTTTAGTTT CCAAAGCGTTGGAGTTGTTTCTTCAAGACCTTTGTGACCGTACATATGAGATCACCCTTCAGCGAGGAGCAAAGACTATGAATTCACTGCATCT AAAACACTGTGTACAGAGCTATAACGTGTTTGATTTTCTAAGAGAAATTGTCAGCAAGGTTCCTGACTATAGTCATGGTCACTCTGATGCTGCTGCAGATCATAGACCTATTCAAAAGAG AAAGCCCACTGTAGATGAATGCAATGACAGTGATGAGGAGCTGAAGAGAAGCAGGATG CATGAGACGAGCCATGCTGGTGGCAGCGGCAGAGGGAGAGGTCGAGGACGGGGGAGGGGTCGTGGACGAGGTGCTCGAAATATAGAAAGAGAGACTTCTAGTCGTGACCTTGAATCCGAATCCTCCACAACTGTTCCGCAGAGTGTTAAAAATAACTCGAATCCTGAAGTAGTGATTGACAATGGCTCAGAGTCAAAGGAATCTGTGAAGGAAAATAACATAGCCAGTGATGCTGCTAGTCAAGCAGAACGAAACTTTGATCTTAATGCAGAGGTTAATGATAGTGAGGATGCAAAGGCTGCAGCAGCGCCAGCTTCCGCCACCGCTGCCGCCACCGCTTCCGCCACAGCTGCCGCCACCGCTGCAGCCCCTAGCTTATCAGCAGAGCCTGCTGCAGAAACTAATCATGAAGAATATCCAGGATGGTCACTTTCTGAGATGGACAAGATGGCTATTGACCCTCTTCAGCTTGCACAACTCAGCACAAGATCagatgaggaggaggaagatTATGATGAAGAAGGATGA
- the LOC133682575 gene encoding putative disease resistance RPP13-like protein 1, with protein sequence MQRSDLVRSASALFLLVKGSNPTVEGCPIQIDNMLGLERIEPHYPFTALFLKSHIDIFHGCDRGRYEPSSNVISFFKCHKLDDGLLEKLTGTLNAVSELRDDAEEKQLIKPDVKNWLDGVKDAVYETEDLLDEIGYEAQRSKFEGYSQTSMDHVWNFLSSKLNLLSKKEKETAEKLKKIFEKPERAVRHKGDLRPIEGIAGGKPLTEKKDPLPDEFHVYGRDADKEAIMELLKLDHENGPKVVAIPIAGLGGVGKTTLAQIVYNDRRVEQMFQLKAWFWVDEQFNVSRVIEDMLKEVNAKIIANKEADELLKEALEGKKVFLVLDNVCSIEYNEWHKLLLSLQDVEKGSKIIVTTHTENVAKAIETVIPPHPVDGITDEECWLLFANHAFGGINSTAESHLEELGREIVSKCKGLPLAARTLGGVFHSKTDYKEWEMIAKSSIWSLSNENIPPALKLSYYHLPSDEKQCFSYCAIIPKGSTFRKDQLIMLWMAEGFLGKEDMEDRGNEYFDDLVSRSLFQQSRDDPSSFIMHDLINNLVQYVSGEFCFKVGEFGSSKAPKKTRHFSHQLKDYNHVLKIFEDIHEVPPSRTFVSMSDESKFHIDLDEKVLHDLLPMLNRLRVLSLSRQYWELYTLEKIVWITPFLDSIGNLKHLRYLDLSAMNMTRLPEKSKKHLEKLRFSWDGRTGDSQRGRVVLEKLEPHSNVKSLVICGYEGRLFPDWVGDSAFSNLATLTLNQCKNCTSLPSLGQLSSLKQLCVMSLDRIVAVGSEFYGDSDEEGGGAFPLLKELWIQDSPNLTNALPILPSSSTLGIENCPLLVVSIPRNPIFTAMKLNGNSRYMIIKKSSPGLVSLKGDFLLKGMEQIGGISTFLQAIEVKKCNSLKCLNLELFPNLRSLEIKRCANLESLCADEECLVDFTSLASLKIIQCPNLVYFPELRAPELRKLQLLECINLESLPKHMHFLFPSLVDLCLYVCSKLELFPEGGFPSKLESLEIIECHKLIPHRMQWHLQPLPSLSNLKIGPIQDAEFFPEKMMMLPPSLTSLTIWGLLNLKSLDSNELQHLTSLRKLEIVACSELESMPEEGLPSSLSSLAIWGCPLLELRLKKGEDLDKISHIPNVEINGSKTIFPA encoded by the exons ATGCAAAGATCGGATCTTGTTCGATCTGCATCTGCACTCTTTCTGTTAGTGAAAGGCTCCAACCCTACTGTCGAAGGCTGTCCAATTCAAATTGATAACATGCTAGGACTCGAACGGATAGAACCGCACTACCCCTTTACtgctttatttttgaaatcccACATTG ATATATTCCATGGCTGTGATCGGGGGAGGTATGAACCTTCTTCAAATGTCATAAGCTTCTTCAAATGTCATAAGCTCGATGATGGATTGTTGGAGAAGCTGACAGGGACACTGAATGCTGTTAGTGAGTTGCGTGATGACGCTGAGGAGAAGCAGCTGATCAAGCCAGATGTGAAGAATTGGCTCGATGGGGTTAAGGATGCTGTCTATGAAACCGAAGACTTGTTGGATGAGATTGGTTATGAAGCTCAGCGATCAAAGTTTGAAGGTTACTCTCAAACCAGCATGGATCACGTGTGGAACTTCTTGTCTTCCAAACTCAATCTTCTTAgcaagaaggagaaggagacgGCAGAGAAGTTAAAGAAGATTTTTGAGAAACCTGAGCGTGCAGTAAGACATAAGGGTGATCTTCGTCCGATAGAAGGTATTGCTGGAGGAAAACCATTGACAGAGAAAAAAGATCCTCTGCCGGATGAATTTCATGTTTATGGAAGGGATGCTGATAAGGAAGCTATAATGGAGCTCTTAAAATTGGACCATGAAAATGGCCCAAAAGTAGTTGCAATTCCTATAGCGGGTCTTGGTGGGGTTGGAAAAACCACTCTTGCTCAGATTGTCTACAATGACAGGAGAGTAGAGCAAATGTTCCAGCTGAAAGCATGGTTTTGGGTTGATGAACAATTCAATGTGTCCAGGGTAATTGAGGATATGCTTAAGGAGGTCAATGCAAAGATTATTGCTAACAAGGAAGCAGATGAGCTTCTAAAGGAGGCGTTGGAGGGGAAAAAGGTTTTCCTTGTTCTAGATAATGTTTGCAGCATTGAGTACAATGAGTGGCACAAGTTATTGCTATCTTTGCAGGATGTGGAGAAAGGAAGCAAGATCATTGTAACAACGCACACTGAAAATGTGGCAAAAGCCATCGAAACTGTCATCCCCCCTCATCCTGTGGATGGAATAACAGATGAGGAGTGCTGGTTGTTGTTTGCTAACCATGCATTTGGTGGCATAAATTCCACTGCAGAGTCACACTTGGAAGAACTTGGTAGAGAAATAGTGAGCAAGTGCAAAGGACTTCCTTTGGCTGCAAGAACACTTGGGGGTGTTTTTCACTCTAAAACAGATTATAAGGAATGGGAGATGATAGCAAAGAGTAGCATTTGGAGTCTGTCAAATGAAAACATTCCTCCAGCTCTAAAACTGAGCTATTATCATCTCCCTTCCGACGAAAAACAGTGCTTCTCCTACTGTGCTATTATCCCCAAGGGAAGCACATTTCGAAAGGATCAATTAATCATGTTATGGATGGCAGAGGGCTTCCTCGGAAAGGAGGACATGGAAGATAGAGGCAACGAGTACTTCGATGATCTCGTATCGAGATCATTATTTCAACAATCAAGAGATGATCCATCAAGTTTCATCATGCATGACCTCATAAATAACTTAGTTCAGTATGTGTCTGGAGAGTTTTGCTTCAAGGTAGGGGAATTTGGTTCGTCTAAGGCTCCGAAAAAGACTCGTCATTTCTCACATCAACTTAAAGATTATAATCATGTCTTGAAGATTTTTGAGGATATTCATGAAGTCCCACCTTCGCGCACCTTTGTATCCATGTCAGATGAAAGTAAATTCCACATAGATTTGGATGAAAAGGTATTGCATGATTTATTGCCAATGTTGAATCGTCTACGGGTGCTTTCTTTGTCTCGACAGTACTGGGAGTTGTACACCCTTGAGAAAATTGTATGGATAACTCCATTTCTGGATTCAATTGGCAACTTGAAACATCTGCGGTACCTGGACCTTTCTGCAATGAACATGACGAGGCTACCCGAAAAG AGCAAGAAGCACCTTGAGAAGTTGCGTTTCTCATGGGATGGTCGCACTGGTGACTCACAGCGGGGGAGAGTCGTACTTGAAAAACTAGAGCCTCATTCAAATGTGAAGAGTCTTGTCATTTGTGGTTATGAAGGTAGACTGTTTCCAGATTGGGTAGGAGACTCTGCCTTCTCAAATCTAGCAACATTGACACTTAATCAATGTAAAAATTGCACCTCCTTACCATCACTTGGGCAGTTATCATCTCTCAAGCAGCTCTGTGTCATGTCCCTCGACAGAATCGTGGCTGTTGGTTCTGAGTTCTATGGAG ATAGTGATGAAGAAGGAGGAGGCGCTTTCCCACTCCTAAAGGAGCTTTGGATACAAGATAGTCCGAACTTAACAAACGCTTTGCCTATTCTTCCTTCCTCGTCAACACTTGGAATTGAAAATTGTCCATTGCTTGTTGTTTCAATTCCAAGGAATCCCATCTTCACTGCAATGAAATTGAATGGAAATTCTCGTtacatgattataaaaaaatcgtCTCCAGGGTTGGTTAGTCTTAAGGGAGATTTCCTGCTCAAGGGAATGGAGCAAATAGGTGGTATCTCCACATTTTTACAGGCAATTGAAGTCAAGAAATGTAATTCACTCAAGTGCTTAAACCTGGAGCTGTTCCCCAACTTACGAAGTCTTGAGATCAAAAGGTGCGCAAATCTTGAATCACTATGTGCAGATGAGGAATGTCTTGTGGATTTCACTTCTCTAGCTTCTCTGAAAATAATACAATGTCCTAATCTAGTATACTTTCCCGAATTACGTGCACCGGAATTGAGAAAGCTTCAGTTACTTGAGTGCATAAACTTGGAGTCGTTGCCTAAGCACATGCATTTCCTCTTCCCCTCCCTTGTGGATCTGTGTCTATATGTTTGCTCAAAACTTGAGTTGTTTCCAGAAGGGGGTTTTCCCTCCAAATTAGAGTCGCTAGAGATCATTGAGTGCCACAAACTCATTCCTCATCGCATGCAATGGCATTTGCAACCACTCCCTTCTCTTTCAAATCTTAAAATTGGTCCAATACAAGATGCGGAATTCTTCCCAGAGAAGATGATGATGCTGCCCCCAAGTCTTACATCACTTACAATATGGGGTCTTCTAAATCTGAAATCTCTGGATTCAAATGAGCTTCAACACCTCACCTCTCTGAGAAAATTGGAGATTGTGGCTTGCTCTGAGCTTGAATCCATGCCAGAAGAGGGGCTTCCCTCCTCCCTTTCTTCTCTTGCAATCTGGGGATGCCCTTTGCTAGAATTAAGGTTGAAAAAAGGGGAAGATTTGGACAAGATTTCCCACATCCCCAACGTAGAGATTAATGGGAGCAAGACCATCTTCCCAGCTTGA
- the LOC133690125 gene encoding cysteine proteinase inhibitor 12-like — protein MATLGGVHDSEASQNSVEIENLARFAVDEHNKKENAILEFARVVKAKEQVVAGTMHHLTIEAIEAGKKKIYEAEVWVKPWLNFMELKEFKHAGDVPVFTSSDLGVKRDGHGPGWQSVPVHDPSVQDAANHALKSIQQRSNSLFPYELQEVVDANAEVEDDSSKFDMLLKVKRGSAEEKLKVVVHKNSEGNYHLNRMEPHV, from the exons ATGGCCACCCTCGGCGGCGTTCACGACTCCGAAGCCTCCCAAAATAGCGTCGAGATCGAAAACCTCGCTCGCTTTGCTGTCGACGAACACAATAAGAAAGAG aaTGCGATATTGGAGTTTGCGAGGGTAGTGAAGGCGAAAGAGCAAGTGGTGGCAGGGACGATGCATCATCTTACAATTGAAGCGATTGAAgcggggaagaagaagatttatgAAGCTGAAGTTTGGGTTAAGCCATGGCTTAATTTTATGGAATTGAAGGAGTTTAAGCATGCTGGGGATGTTCCTGTGTTTACCTCTTCCGATCTCGGTGTTAAGAGAG ATGGCCATGGTCCAGGATGGCAATCAGTGCCAGTGCATGATCCTTCAGTCCAAGATGCGGCAAATCATGCTCTGAAGTCCATCCAGCAGAGGTCCAACTCATTATTCCCTTATGAACTTCAAGAAGTCGTTGATGCAAATGCTGAG GTGGAGGATGATTCTTCGAAATTTGATATGCTTCTCAAGGTGAAGAGAGGAAGCGCTGAAGAGAAGCTCAAGGTAGTGGTGCACAAGAACAGTGAGGGCAACTACCATCTCAATCGGATGGAGCCACATGTCTAA
- the LOC133681093 gene encoding cytochrome P450 71A14-like yields MNSVLNSVNDFVSSKSTKEYAKKELNAILWVALITITVFSLEKVFKLFRLWSKASQIPGPPCNSFFGHGNLGSRENFIDLLSVSHDKYGSVFKLWLGPTQLLVSIKDPTLIKEMLLKAEDKLPFIGKAFRLAFGRSSLFFCSYDQAQKRRESLALELNGKMLGRANVIPKNVVDCIMERVDTIMSKGSVDCKSVSQHMAFTILGTTLFGDTFLAWSKATFYEELLMMIAKDASFWASYRVTPFWKRGFWRYQSLCTKLKCLTLDIVQQCGKNYGLFSLMDQNSHIGIEKVGIKAASGAPPSNGVEMQDKLFSPELDGHLNEREEPFGNIMGVMFHGCIATASLIGSILERLVTDAEIQDKIYSEIIKVKQGSGKEDQNVEKMLLLLATIYESARLLPAGPLLQRCSLKDDLIFKSGVVIPAGAVLVVPAQLLQMDDSSWGSDASKFNPYRFLSKAGKDSDLVQDTSFTEEAVDPIQCSFILNDPNDNAAFLPFGSGMRACVGQKFAIHGVATLFASLLQRYEVRLDPQLANNPKSTTGPQIVFVRRNS; encoded by the exons ATGAATTCTGTTTTGAACTCAGTTAATGATTTCGTTTCCTCGAAATCGACCAAAGAGTATGCGAAGAAGGAACTCAATGCGATTCTATGGGTTGCGTTGATTACGATTACTGTTTTCTCGCTTGAAAAGGTTTTTAAGCTCTTTAGATTGTGGTCTAAAGCTAGTCAGATCCCCGGTCCGCCTTGCAACTCCTTTTTCGGACATGGGAACCTCGGTTCTCGCGAGAATTTCATCG ATCTTTTATCGGTGTCGCATGATAAATATGGATCAGTTTTCAAGTTGTGGCTAGGACCAACTCAGCTTTTGGTATCTATAAAAGATCCAACCCTAATCAAAGAGATGCTTTTGAAGGCTGAAGATAAATTGCCTTTCATTGGGAAGGCATTTCGTTTGGCCTTTGGACGATCAAGTCTCTTCTTCTGTTCGTATGACCAG GCACAAAAGAGAAGAGAATCACTGGCATTGGAATTGAATGGTAAAATGCTTGGAAGAGCAAATGTAATCCCTAAAAATGTTGTGGACTGTATCATGGAAAGAGTAGATACTATTATGAGCAAAGGAAGTGTTGATTGTAAATCAGTTTCACAGCATATGGCTTTTACCATTTTGGGGACCACGCTTTTTGGGGATACATTCCTGGCTTGGTCCAAGGCAACTTTTTATGAGGAGCTTCTGATGATGATTGCTAAAGATGCTTCTTTTTGGGCTTCATATAGAGTTACACCTTTTTGGAAACGGGGATTTTGGAGGTACCAGTCATTGTGCACGAAGTTGAAATGCTTAACTCTTGACATTGTTCAACAGTGTGGCAAAAATTATGGACTATTTTCCCTTATGGATCAAAACTCTCACATTGGAATAGAAAAGGTTGGAATAAAGGCTGCATCTGGTGCCCCACCTTCTAATGGTGTTGAGATGCAAGATAAATTATTCTCACCGGAGCTTGATGGCCATCTTAATGAAAGAGAAGAACCATTTGGAAACATTATGGGCGTGATGTTTCATGGATGCATAGCCACAGCAAGTTTGATTGGTAGTATCCTGGAGAGGCTTGTTACAGATGCGGAGATACAGGATAAG ATATACTCTGAGATAATAAAGGTAAAGCAGGGGTCTGGGAAAGAAGATCAAAATGTTGAGAAGATGCTTTTGTTATTGGCAACTATTTATGAATCAGCCCGTCTTCTGCCAGCAGGACCGTTGCTGCAGAGGTGCTCATTGAAAGATG atttgatttttaaaagcgGTGTAGTCATACCAGCTGGAGCAGTACTTGTTGTGCCTGCACAGTTGCTGCAGATGGATGATTCTAGTTGGGGCAGTGATGCTAGCAAATTTAATCCATATCGATTTTTGTCAAAAGCCGGAAAGGATTCTGATTTGGTGCAGGATACATCATTTACAG AAGAAGCTGTGGATCCAATTCAGTGTTCATTCATTTTGAATGATCCAAATGATAATGCAGCGTTTCTTCCCTTTGGTTCTGGTATGCGGGCCTGTGTGGGTCAGAAATTTGCAATCCATGGAGTTGCCACTTTGTTTGCGTCATTGCTTCAACGTTATGAG GTAAGGCTCGATCCTCAGTTGGCTAACAACCCTAAATCAACAACTGGACCACAGATAGTGTTCGTGAGAAGAAACAGCTGA